GCCGCCGCCGTGATCGGCTGGAGGCTGATCCAACGCGCCCCTGTGAATTCCCGGAACGCCTGATGTCGACCACCCCCGCCCTGCCCGCTGCCTTTCTGTCCACCGTGCATGCCCTGCTGGGCGACGACGGCTGGCGCACCGATGACGCGGTGCTGGCCGCCCACGCGCAGGACAACTCCTGGCGCAGCCAGCTGCCGCTCGGCGTGGCGTTTCCGCGTGACCGCGAGCAGGTGGTGGCGCTGGTCCGCGCCTGCCGCACGCACCATGTGGCCGTGGTGGCGCGCGGCGCGGGCACCGGCACCACCGGCGCGGCGGTACCGGTCAACGGCAGCATCGTGCTGTCGTTCGCGCGCATGGCGCGCATCGTCGACATCCAGCCCGGCAACCGCTGCGCGGTGGTCGAACCGGGTGTGCTCAACGGCGACCTGCAGCAGGCGCTGATGCCGCACGGCCTGTTCTGGGCACCGGACCCGTCCAGCGCCGACATCTGCAGCATCGGCGGCAACCTGGCGTGCAACGCCGGTGGCCCGCGCGCGGTGAAGTACGGCACCAGCCGCGACAACGTGCTCGGCCTGGTGGCGGTCACCGGCGCAGGCGACCTCATCCATTGCGGCGGCGCCTACACCAAGGACGCCACCGGCTACGACCTCACCCACCTGCTGGTGGGCAGCGAAGGCACGCTGGCGCTGATCGTGGAAGCCACACTCAAGCTCACCCCGCTGCCGGTCACCCAGGCCGGGCTGCGCGTGCTGTACCGCGATGCCGATGCCGCAGCCGCAGCCGTGTCGCGCCTGATGGCACAACCGGTGGTGCCCACGCGGCTGGAATTCATGGACGCGCGCAGCCTGGCGCTGCTGCGTCGCAATGGCGCCGACGTGCCCGAGGCCGGCGCAATGCTGCTGGTGGAAGCCGACGGCGACCACGACACCCTGCCCTACCTGCTGCAGGCACTGGCCACCGCCGCCGAGGGCGACGGCCTGCTGGCGCTGGACGTGGCCATGGAAGGGGCCGCACGCGAGAAACTGTGGGCCGCGCGCAAGGCGCTGTCGCCCGCGCTGCGCAGCATCGCCCCGGGCAAGATCAACGAAGACGTGGTGGTGCCGGTGTCGCGCATCCCCGACCTGGTGGCCGGTGTGCAGGCGCTGGCGCGCGATTACACGCTGACCATCGTCACCTTCGGCCATGCGGGCAACGGCAACCTGCACGTCAACATCCTGTACCACCCCGACGACGCCGACGAAAACGCACGCGCGCATGCCGCGCTGCCGAAGATCTTTGAGCTGACCTTGGCGCTCGGCGGCACGTTGTCCGGCGAGCACGGCATCGGGCTGGCCAAGCGCGATTTCATGGCGCAGGCCTTTTCACCGGCCACGCTGGAAGCGATGCGGGCGATCAAGCACGCGCTGGACCCCGATGGCATCCTCAACCCGGGCAAGGTGCTGCCGCCGGTGTGAACCTGCACGGCCGACCCCAGCGCGGCTCCCGCACCTACCCGCTATGGCAGCACCATGTCGCGGCGGCGCGCCTTCATCGGTAGGTCGCTGTCAGCACCGCCTCGCCAATGATCGTCCCGGGTTGCAGGGCATCGGCCGTGCGCCTGTAGCGCGCGGTGAAGGGAACGTCCTGGCTGCCCTTGCTGGACCAGCCGTGCTGCCAACGCTGTCCGAACTGCACCGGGTTGCCTGCGCGCAGCATCTCCAGCCGCACGCCACCTGCGTCGGACCCGCCCGCAGGCGTCAGCAGGCTGCCAGCATTGCCGGCGTCGTTGGCATCGGTCAGCACCATCTCCACATCCACGTTTGCACTCGGGCAGGTCATGGCCACTGCCACCGCCTTTTCCCCTGCCGTACTGCCCGCAGCCGCCAGAAGATCGGCCGACACCGGATCCAGCGATTGCGAACTGTCGGCCAGCGTACAGGTCAGCGTGGGCACGTTCACCTCGAGGCTCACGTGGTGCTGGATGCTCTGCGAAGGATCGTTCTCGTCCCACGAGGTCGCCGTGCCCAGCGATGTCAACGGAATGCTCTCCATGGCCCCACCGCGGAAGAACAGCACGACGGCGAGGTTGACCGAGACCCCTTCAGTTGCGGGCGACACGAAGCCGGGATTGCGATGACGCCTGCCCACGGGCACCGAGTCTTGGCTGCGGCCACCGTTAGAGTCAACTGCGTCCACCAAATGCACGAAGCCGATCAGCGGCGAGCGCGGCCCAAGGCTATACACGCTGTAGGTCCTCCCGGCGTCCGTAATCTCTCGCTCGTACGTCAATCCGCTGAACGGCAGCTCAGTGAGAAACGCGTTCTGCCCACTGTCGCACTGATACCCCCCCGTCACAAAGCCGCTGTTGACCACCGCCAATCGCCTGTCCGGCAGATCCAGGTTCGGCATCGTGAGGCTGACGGTGAGGTCCTGGTCGCCGGGAGCAAGCCGGATGCAGCCGGCAGAGGCTAGCGGGGAGAGTGACAACAGCGCCACCACCAGCGCGGCGCCGTTGCGGACGCGCCGCTTGGCACAAGCTGTCGGCTGACGGACACTGGCAGCGCTCATCAGTCGTAGGCCGCCGTCACCGTGATCTCGGTCTGCACCGCGCCGGCGGTCAGCCCCCCCAGCACCGGCAGGTAGTAGCCGGCGCGCAGCGCATAGCTGGCGGTCGCACCGGTGACCGGCACCACGATGCCGCTGTCGCCGCGCTTCAGGTACGTGGTGCCCGTTGCACCGGCCAACAATGCGACCGACACGCCATCGGCGGGACCGGTACTGGCGGTGTTCTTCCAGCGCTCGGCATCGCCATCGGCGGCGGTGCCGTCGAACGACAGCGTGGCCCGGGTGACGCCTACGCAGCCCGCGAAGTTGAGTGCCCCGGCCTTGACCTGGTTGTCGCCCTGGACAAGATCGTTGGCCCTGACCGGATCCAATGTGATCGCAGGCGCTGTCAGCGTGCAGGTGCCGGGCAGTACGCGGCCGTTGATGGTCAGCGTGGCGGTGTCTGCAAATGCCGATGGCGCGCTGGCAAGCAATGCGCCCCACACAACCAGGTGGGCGACGGAACGGATGGGAAGCGAACGGAACATACGGAAACCTCGTGGGTGCGTGGAAGACATCAGCGGTGGGACACATCGGGAGTGGTCATGCCGGTCTGGCTGGCGTCAGCAGATGCGGACAACACATCCCTGTCACCGGCTTCCGGCACGGCCAGCGCCGCGCGCAGCCCGGGTGACAGGCGCGGCTGTGGCTGGCATATCGCCTGGGTCCAGGACAGGCCATAGGCGTCGGGTGCTTCGGGGCTGCGATACTCCAGCCGGCAGCGGTGCGGGCCATTGGGGTCGACGATCAGCGTGCCGCTGTCCTGCGCGCCGCGCAGCTGGATGACCCCGCCCTGCCCGACCGCGCCCATGGTGCGCCCGTCGTCGCCCTCCACCCGCGCCGCGAACGGCAGCGGCTGCCCAAGGGCGTCGGTGGCGTCGATGAACAACGTGCGCTCGCGGCGCGCGGTGAACGCCACCCGCACGATGCTGCCCGCGGTGGGCGCCACGCGCTGGGAGGTCTGCAGCAGCTCCACTTCCAGCGGCAGGCCGGACGGGTCCAGGTCGATCTGGTTCCAGCGATAGGGGCTGACATGCGGCAACAACGCGTAGCCATTGCCGGCCACACGGATCGGGTCGCCATAGCCCACTTTCGCCCCTTCGGCGCCCTCGGCCTGGACCAGCACGAAGCCCTCGCCCACCGCGGGACCGAAGTTGATGCCACCCGCGTGCAGCG
This is a stretch of genomic DNA from Stenotrophomonas rhizophila. It encodes these proteins:
- a CDS encoding fimbrial protein; amino-acid sequence: MFRSLPIRSVAHLVVWGALLASAPSAFADTATLTINGRVLPGTCTLTAPAITLDPVRANDLVQGDNQVKAGALNFAGCVGVTRATLSFDGTAADGDAERWKNTASTGPADGVSVALLAGATGTTYLKRGDSGIVVPVTGATASYALRAGYYLPVLGGLTAGAVQTEITVTAAYD
- a CDS encoding fimbrial protein, whose amino-acid sequence is MSAASVRQPTACAKRRVRNGAALVVALLSLSPLASAGCIRLAPGDQDLTVSLTMPNLDLPDRRLAVVNSGFVTGGYQCDSGQNAFLTELPFSGLTYEREITDAGRTYSVYSLGPRSPLIGFVHLVDAVDSNGGRSQDSVPVGRRHRNPGFVSPATEGVSVNLAVVLFFRGGAMESIPLTSLGTATSWDENDPSQSIQHHVSLEVNVPTLTCTLADSSQSLDPVSADLLAAAGSTAGEKAVAVAMTCPSANVDVEMVLTDANDAGNAGSLLTPAGGSDAGGVRLEMLRAGNPVQFGQRWQHGWSSKGSQDVPFTARYRRTADALQPGTIIGEAVLTATYR
- a CDS encoding FAD-binding oxidoreductase translates to MSTTPALPAAFLSTVHALLGDDGWRTDDAVLAAHAQDNSWRSQLPLGVAFPRDREQVVALVRACRTHHVAVVARGAGTGTTGAAVPVNGSIVLSFARMARIVDIQPGNRCAVVEPGVLNGDLQQALMPHGLFWAPDPSSADICSIGGNLACNAGGPRAVKYGTSRDNVLGLVAVTGAGDLIHCGGAYTKDATGYDLTHLLVGSEGTLALIVEATLKLTPLPVTQAGLRVLYRDADAAAAAVSRLMAQPVVPTRLEFMDARSLALLRRNGADVPEAGAMLLVEADGDHDTLPYLLQALATAAEGDGLLALDVAMEGAAREKLWAARKALSPALRSIAPGKINEDVVVPVSRIPDLVAGVQALARDYTLTIVTFGHAGNGNLHVNILYHPDDADENARAHAALPKIFELTLALGGTLSGEHGIGLAKRDFMAQAFSPATLEAMRAIKHALDPDGILNPGKVLPPV